A segment of the Fusarium musae strain F31 chromosome 2, whole genome shotgun sequence genome:
TCAGTGCTGAGCTGATGATTGGCGGCCAGACCGTCAACGAGACCAAGAACCGAGGCAACCAGTATGTCCCAGCTATCGTGCAGTGGGCCTCTGATCCTTCGCACAAGCCTTACCCATACatgggcttcttctcgctGTATCCCAGCGCCTCAACCCTGAACGCAAAGGCTGAAGCCAACAAGTTGACTGTCTCTTACCCCAACACTACCCAGGATGGAGCCAACATCTTCACTTTTGCTCTGACTGGTATTCCCCCTTCTTGGACTCTAGGCGGCAAGAACGTtgtcaagggtcttgagaagctgccCTGTCTTGATGTGAACGTCACTGCACCGGGACTGGTGAAGCAGGATGTCGTTTATGGAGCTACACTTAGGGATCACTGGATTTACAACATCTCGTACGCGGTGCCTGAGGGATTCAAGGGTACCCCTAGTGTCACTTTGGACATGACTTATACATGCTAGAGTAACAGGGGGCGGGATGCAACACTGAGTAATGGGGTAGATATGTTTCTGTCAGATAATTAGTAGTGTAACATAGCATGTGTCAATAAAGAGGAGTTCGAAAATTTAGAACTCATCTGGTCTGGTTCTCGACTCATGTTCCAAGGGAGGTTTTTTTTGTGGCGTTTGGTAGTTGGCCGCATTTTTATCATTTGCCGATAAGGAGCTAACTTAAAGTTGTTAGTGTCCCGTACCCAAGGGACCGGAACCACAGGATGGCCGTAGTATCCCGGTTCAGTAACTACCGTGAAACTCTGTTTGGCTCGGTCTACACACCGGCAAAGTTCGGGCTTCTCCCTTGCTTCTATCTTAGCCCAATGACATAATGGAGAGTTTGGCACGTTTATAGAGGAAGATTGTATAAGATATAGTTACCAGTTGACAAGATATCGTTTCTAGACTTTGTGCAAGTTGACATTATCCATCGAATACTATTGTTCAAATACCTATCCACTTTTCCAAGCCAAGATGCGTCTCGTAATCCGCGAAGGCCCCCAAGAGGCATCTCAATACATCTCTGACTACATCATCAGTAAGCCTTGCCTGCTTACATATGGCTCCGAGCTAGTGCTGATACTGTAATTCTCAGATCGTATTCGTGCTTTCAATCCTACATCCGAAAAGCCATTCGTCCTCGGCCTACCAACCGGAAGCAGTCCTCTTCATATATACAATGACTTGATCAAAGCATACAAGGCCTCCAAGATATCCTTCCAACATGTCGTAACATTTAATATGGACGAATACGTCGGTCTACCCCGCGAACATCCCGAGTCATACTACTCTTTCATGCACCACAATCTCTTCAAACACATCGACATCCAACCAGAGAATATCCACCTGCTCAATGGGAATGCCCCTGACCTCTTCGCTGAGTGTTCAGCTTATGAAGATAAGATCAAGTCATTTGGTGGCATTGAGCTTTTCCTTGGGGGTATAGGAACAGACGGCCATATTGCTTTTAATGAGCCAGGTTCCAGTCTTGTCAGCCGAACACGAATCAAGTCTCTGGCATATGAAACCCGGATTGCAAATGCGAGGTTCTTTGACAATGATATCGAGGCTGTTCCTGACATGGCCTTGACTGTTGGAGTGCAAACTGTTATGGATGCACGAGAAGTCGTCATCATTGCCACGGGTGCATCGAAAGCCATTGCTATTCAGCAAGCAGTTGAGGGTGGAGTCAGTCACCTCTGCACACTCTCGTGCCTTCAATTACATCCAAAGAGCATGGTGGTAGTGGACAGAGACGCTACCCTCGAGTTGAAGGTGAAGACGGTGAACGTAAGTAAACAACCCAAGTTGCCTCCATCAACGAGACTGACaagtatagtatttttacGGAGTCGAGAAGACTATCAGACAGAGGGAGGTCTCGGGCCACCTGCCTCCATCACCCACATTAACAGCTGATggggatgaagatggtgacCTGAAGCCTGATAACATGGCATCACGTATAGCTCCCACAATGAGGGTACGGTCTGTGACGTTCCCAGTTGGAATGTGAGGTCAAATTTTCTAGGTAGATCGGTAGTTTTATTTATCCGGGAAATTGTATCTGCTGCAAATTTACTTGATCAAACAATTGCCACGAGTAATCAAACGTGGGGTCCATCACTGTAGGATGTCCTGGTTGCACATATGTGAAGTCTGGCGTGCTGATATCTTGGAGGCTATCCTCTAGTCGTGCGATAAGCTTATCGCAAAGACTTGGCTTGGGTTCGTTCTTTTGCTTTAGAATATCAAGGTGCAACCTGATATTTCTCATGTCTAGAAAACGTTTAGTGATTGAATCAAACATGAACGAAATACTTACCGTCTATCTCTCCAACTCCCCCTTGTAGTCCTTGCAGAACTATCAAGGCCGCCCAGGTTATCATTATCAAGTCCCAGTTCGCCCAGATGGAGTCATCATGCTGATGAAGCTTTAGTGTCGCCCTCGCTGACAGGAGTAGCTCTTCCTGCTCATTTGACGTTATGCTATGTGCCCAAAGATTGCCACTTCGAGCAGGATGGTAGATCGACAGCACGAGTAGTCGATGCAGAACATACTGGCGGAGAACCAACTTGCTGCTTTGGTCATCAGGCTCTGTCATCTTCCCCTTGAACTCCTGAAGCCAGTCATCTAGTTGCTTGGCCCAATCTTTAATAAGGATACCATCAATGGCAGTGAAGCTTGTGGCTGAACCATGGTAGCTCAGGCTGGATTCCTGGAAGCAGGACCAGATGGTTGGTAATCTTCGCCCAGTAAAGTGACTCAACCCTGTATGCATCATCCTGGAAAGCTTGTATAACTGATCGAGGGGTGACATGCGTAGGATTGGCAGTGGTGCTTCAATGGGAATCACTGGGCACGACAAATAAATCGATGAGTGCTCCAAATCAACGATCTGAATACCGCTGAACAGCTTACGCCATTCTCTTGACGTATCATCAACATGGGCAGGGCAATAGTCCAGCATCAGTCGGTAACCAATGGCAATCCAGTTGCCAGTTTCCTTTATATTGCCTTCTGTCAGCAAACCAGCAAGGACTATACCAAGGACAGTCTGGAAAGCCCACTCCTCCTGGGAGACAGTTGACTCTCGGGGTGTTCCGATTTCACTGCTGGGGATGCTCAGTTGAGCGATGGCGTTACATAAAACAGTGAAGAATTGGGGTGCAATTTCTAACACGTCTGGTGGTCCGCGGCTGCTTGAACAATAGAGAATGGATGCAAGTAGGATCGGTTGAGGCGTTGAAAATGTTTGCTTGTCGGGCATAAAGTGTAGCCCTGGCATCCTGTCATGAAAGCTAGAACAAATACATGTTACTAATGGCTTTTTACAATGCAGAGAGAAGGAAACGTACGAGGACCAGAGCGACTCAATAGTATCACGTTGCCAAATTGACGATGGCACGCCTGGGGAACACCTTTGTAAGAGTACAATCGCACTCCAGAGTGGTCCATCGGGTGTTGGTTCTGGTGACTGCTCCGAAACTCCAGAGAACATTCCCACAGCACCAAAGTCCATTTCACTATCGGCCACAATGGATAGcctctcctcaacaacctttAACCTAGATAGCACGTTGTTCTTGAAATCTAGATCCAGAGTCCCTGACAGCGAGGGCAACTGAGCTGCATTCGCTCTAGGGACAAACACACAAGGGAGTCCTGCTCGGCGACATCGACGGCACGCTTCACTGCTACCCTGGAGGACGCATTTCATCTTCTGCTTTCGGCAGTTGACTTGGCAGCTTAATCAGCGTTCAATGTCTTGGGTCATAGGTCCAGAGACAGGGGGTTACCCACTGCAAGCCTTGCGGGCCTTGAGTGCTGAAGCCTCATCTGGGGCGTCGCGGTCGAGAGGACGGGAATCTTCGCCGAATGCCATGGTCGAGTGTCAGAGTGGCCGTACGTGGATGTCTGCTCTGCTGTGCTCAGTGGATGTGCATATGCAGAGTGGATGAAGCAAGAAATGTGCGGGGAGCGAAAGAACGGCGAAGCGACCGATATTTCCCAGGTGTCTTATCAGACTAGTCATCCCCGGTCTAGTACAAATGTGGCTACCCGATCCGGGGTTG
Coding sequences within it:
- a CDS encoding hypothetical protein (EggNog:ENOG41) produces the protein MRLVIREGPQEASQYISDYIINRIRAFNPTSEKPFVLGLPTGSSPLHIYNDLIKAYKASKISFQHVVTFNMDEYVGLPREHPESYYSFMHHNLFKHIDIQPENIHLLNGNAPDLFAECSAYEDKIKSFGGIELFLGGIGTDGHIAFNEPGSSLVSRTRIKSLAYETRIANARFFDNDIEAVPDMALTVGVQTVMDAREVVIIATGASKAIAIQQAVEGGVSHLCTLSCLQLHPKSMVVVDRDATLELKVKTVNYFYGVEKTIRQREVSGHLPPSPTLTADGDEDGDLKPDNMASRIAPTMRVRSVTFPVGM
- a CDS encoding hypothetical protein (EggNog:ENOG41) gives rise to the protein MAFGEDSRPLDRDAPDEASALKARKACSGCQVNCRKQKMKCVLQGSSEACRRCRRAGLPCVFVPRANAAQLPSLSGTLDLDFKNNVLSRLKVVEERLSIVADSEMDFGAVGMFSGVSEQSPEPTPDGPLWSAIVLLQRCSPGVPSSIWQRDTIESLWSSFHDRMPGLHFMPDKQTFSTPQPILLASILYCSSSRGPPDVLEIAPQFFTVLCNAIAQLSIPSSEIGTPRESTVSQEEWAFQTVLGIVLAGLLTEGNIKETGNWIAIGYRLMLDYCPAHVDDTSREWRKLFSGIQIVDLEHSSIYLSCPVIPIEAPLPILRMSPLDQLYKLSRMMHTGLSHFTGRRLPTIWSCFQESSLSYHGSATSFTAIDGILIKDWAKQLDDWLQEFKGKMTEPDDQSSKLVLRQYVLHRLLVLSIYHPARSGNLWAHSITSNEQEELLLSARATLKLHQHDDSIWANWDLIMITWAALIVLQGLQGGVGEIDDMRNIRLHLDILKQKNEPKPSLCDKLIARLEDSLQDISTPDFTYVQPGHPTVMDPTFDYSWQLFDQVNLQQIQFPG